A stretch of Arachis hypogaea cultivar Tifrunner chromosome 15, arahy.Tifrunner.gnm2.J5K5, whole genome shotgun sequence DNA encodes these proteins:
- the LOC112749267 gene encoding uncharacterized protein, which translates to MQTREDAYDHLLLRPFSPGYTIWLRHGKKPVEERSGLRRVDENLVSQVNQMHQMVNEAFNFMMQHGSEDITTIEHAKDNEDVLLYLYEGPSRAAQDFNDLLSDGEQELYHGCSKYSKLSFLVKLYHIKCMRGVSDKAMSMFLNLLRDAFEQAKLPKTVYEARKTIRKLGIEYIKIDACPNDYMMYRGDDENLTRCKKCGCSRWKQKTKKGSIVRLNVPVKRNEKPIAAKTLRYFPLIPRLQRLFMFNKTSSDMLWHKQACNNDGFLRHPRDAEAWKKFDAKYTNFSTNLRNVRLVLASDGFNPFGNMSTKYSIWHVILIPYNLSPWLCMKHTSLILSTLIPRPKIPGNDIDVYLQPLIDELKQLWNVVETYDAKEGNTFKMCAALMWTISDFPGLGSLSGWNTHSGLACPTCNLVAKPHRLKDSQKWCFMGHRHFLNQGHKYGLDQNRFDG; encoded by the coding sequence ATGCAAACAAGAGAGGATGCATACGATCATTTATTGTTACGACCATTTTCCCCTGGATATACTATTTGGCTGCGTCATGGTAAGAAGCCGGTTGAAGAGAGATCTGGATTGAGACGAGTAGATGAAAATCTGGTATCCCAAGTGAATCAAATGCACCAAATGGTCAACGAGGCATTCAATTTCATGATGCAACATGGGAGTGAGGACATCACAACAATCGAACATGCAAAAGACAATGAAGACGTGTTACTGTACTTATATGAAGGTCCAAGTCGCGCCGCGCAGGATTTTAACGATCTACTGTCAGATGGAGAGCAGGAGTTATATCACGGATGCTCAAAGTACTCCAAATTATCATTCTTAGTGAAGCTTTATCATATCAAGTGTATGCGTGGTGTGAGTGACAAGGCAATGTCCATGTTTCTTAACTTACTGCGGGACGCATTCGAACAAGCAAAACTTCCAAAGACAGTGTACGAAGCCAGGAAGACAATAAGAAAGTTGGGTATTGAATATATCAAGATAGATGCTTGTCCAAATGATTATATGATGTACCGAGGTGATGATGAGAACTTGACTAGGTGCAAGAAATGTGGATGTTCAAGATGGAAGCAGAAGACTAAAAAGGGCTCTATTGTTAGGCTCAACGTACCTGTGAAGAGAAATGAAAAACCTATAGCAGCCAAGACTCTTCGTTACTTTCCTCTCATACCACGGTTGCAACGATTATTCATGTTCAACAAGACATCAAGTGATATGTTATGGCATAAACAGGCGTGTAATAACGATGGTTTTCTTAGGCATCCAAGGGATGCTGAAGCATGGAAAAAGTTTGATGCAAAGTATACTAATTTTTCGACGAATCTGCGCAATGTTCGCCTAGTCTTGGCGAGTGATGGATTTAATCCCTTTGGGAATATGAGCACAAAGTATTCCATCTGGCATGTGATTCTTATTCCGTATAATCTTTCACCCTGGCTTTGCATGAAACATACATCTCTCATTCTATCCACGCTTATTCCTAGGCCGAAAATACCAGGTAACGATATAGATGTTTACTTGCAGCCTTTGATAGATGAGTTGAAGCAATTATGGAATGTCGTTGAAACGTATGATGCCAAAGAGGGAAACACTTTCAAGATGTGTGCGGCACTGATGTGGACTATCAGCGACTTTCCAGGATTGGGAAGCCTATCTGGCTGGAATACGCACAGTGGGTTAGCCTGTCCTACGTGTAACTTGGTCGCTAAGCCACATCGGCTGAAAGACAGTCAAAAATGGTGTTTCATGGGCCATCGTCATTTTTTGAATCAGGGACACAAATACGGACTAGACCAAAATAGATTTGACGGGTAG
- the LOC112749268 gene encoding uncharacterized protein, with product MLKVNVDAAVGNINKGGVGVVIRDNLGQVMATTCWAIPFPLKAHETEVYAAYRGMKMAIESCFTNIILESDSMQVVKALKQGKINDSCFGSFIADSLYLIVASLSLSFSIILPTHFFLQPKIQTWFSPQQPNTLKVPTQASSLAHLSLSTPTPLSLSSNSINNKLSFILIISHNPLQSPFPLLPHRPFDPLGITALRCAAVVWSRNDLRVHNNETLNTAHNELHSILAIYCFDPSNYGKFSSGFDKTGPFCANFLIQSVSNLRKNLQERGSDLVVRVGKPEIIFVEIVKVVGVVSKKLLLNKLIIVVVFLYVFFSIVAIDSVGGL from the exons ATGCTGAAAGTTAATGTAGATGCAGCAGTTGGTAATATTAATAAGGGAGGTGTAGGAGTTGTTATTAGAGATAACTTGGGCCAAGTCATGGCAACAACTTGTTGGGCTATTCCCTTCCCCCTTAAGGCCCATGAGACAGAAGTATATGCTGCTTATCGAGGAATGAAGATGGCTATAGAAAGTTGTTTTACAAACATCATTTTGGAGAGTGATAGTATGCAAGTGGTGAAAGCTCTCAAACAAGGAAAGATAAATGATTCTTGTTTTGGTTCCTTCATTGCTGATAGTCTATATTTAATAG TGGCTTCATTATCCCTCTCTTTCTCCATTATCCTCCCAACTCATTTCTTCCTCCAACCAAAGATCCAAACTTGGTTCTCTCCTCAACAACCCAATACGCTCAAAGTCCCAACCCAAGCTTCTTCTCTCGCCCACCTTTCTCTCTCTACACCAAccccactttctctctcctcaaactCCATTAACAACAAACTTTCGTTCATCTTAATAATCTCCCACAATCCACTTCAATCCCCTTTCCCTCTTCTCCCCCACCGTCCTTTTGACCCCTTAGGCATCACCGCACTCCGCTGTGCCGCCGTCGTGTGGTCCCGTAACGACCTACGCGTCCACAACAATGAAACCCTAAATACCGCACACAACGAATTACACTCAATCTTAGCTATTTACTGCTTTGACCCTTCAAATTACGGCAAATTCTCTTCAGGATTCGATAAGACCGGTCCTTTTTGTGCCAATTTCTTGATCCAATCGGTTTCAAATCTCAGGAAGAATCTTCAAGAGCGTGGGTCAGATCTCGTTGTCAGGGTTGGGAAACCAGAAATTATTTTTGTTGAGATTGTTAAAGTCGTTGGTGTTGTATCaaaaaaattgttgttgaataaattaattattgttgttgtttttctttatgtatttttttctattGTTGCTATTGATAGTGTTGGTGGATTATGA
- the LOC112751374 gene encoding lupeol synthase isoform X4 translates to MRLQLKKENQCGPIPEAVKVGEEEKIRKEALLATMRRSLTFYSSIQAHDGHWPADFAGPLFFIQPLVIELYVTGSLDVILGAEHKREIIRYLYNHQNKDGGWGFHIEGHSTMFGSALSYIALRILGEELEDNQNMPMARARKWILDHGGLVAVPSWGKFWVSVLGVYEWSGCNPLPPELWLLPRSTPFHPGKIMPYCRLVYMAMSYVYGKKFVGPITGLVRSLRKEMYNEPYHEINWNNARNNVAKEDLYYPHPIMQDILWEFLYHIGEPLLKCWPFTKLREKALHSSINYVYYDSENTNYLSFGVVDKVLCMMACWVDDPNSKAYKHHLARVPDYFWIAEDGLKIQGVGAQAWNANFAIQAILACNMNEEYGPTLKKAHDFIKASQVRENPSGDYMAMFRQTSKGAWTISMADQGLTVSDCTAEGLKVTLLLSKMPTNLVGEAMETERFYDAVNVVLSLQSSSGGFSAWESRRAYNWLEKFNPTEFFEDCLTEKDYVECTSSAVQALVLFKKLYPNHRRKEIDNCISKAIQYIEDTQNPDGSWYGCWGVCYTYGTWFAVEALKTVGKNYHNCPSLRKACQFLLSKQLPNGGWGESYLSSQNKVYTNLEDNRANIIQTSWALLSLIAAGQAEIDATPIHRGMKVLINSQMEDGDFPEQDIVGVYFRNCALTYASYRNIFPIWALGEYRHRVLNDP, encoded by the exons GTAATTGAACTGTATGTTACGGGATCACTTGATGTTATTTTAGGTGCTGAGCATAAGAGGGAAATTATTCGATATTTATATAATCATCAG AACAAAGATGGTGGTTGGGGGTTCCATATAGAGGGACACAGCACAATGTTTGGATCAGCATTGAGTTACATTGCATTAAGAATACTTGGAGAAGAACTTGAAGataatcaaaacatgccaatggCCAGAGCCAGAAAATGGATTCTTGACCATGGTGGCTTAGTAGCTGTTCCATCATGGGGAAAGTTCTGGGTCTCG GTACTTGGAGTTTATGAGTGGTCAGGGTGCAATCCACTTCCACCGGAGCTATGGCTTCTACCTAGATCCACCCCTTTTCATCCAG GAAAGATCATGCCCTATTGTCGGTTGGTTTATATGGCGATGTCATATGTTTATGGAAAGAAATTTGTGGGTCCTATCACCGGCTTAGTCAGATCTTTAAGAAAGGAGATGTACAATGAGCCATATCATGAAATCAACTGGAACAATGCTCGAAACAATGTTGCTAAG GAAGATCTCTATTATCCGCACCCTATAATGCAAGATATCTTATGGGAATTTCTTTATCACATTGGGGAGCCTTTGTTGAAGTGCTGGCCATTTACTAAGCTTAGAGAAAAGGCACTACACAGCTCAATTAATTATGTATATTATGATAGTGAGAATACAAATTACCTTTCATTTGGAGTTGTAGACAag GTTTTGTGTATGATGGCATGTTGGGTTGATGATCCCAACTCAAAGGCATATAAACATCATTTAGCTCGTGTTCCTGATTATTTTTGGATTGCTGAAGATGGTTTGAAAATTCag GGTGTTGGTGCTCAAGCCTGGAATGCAAATTTTGCTATACAGGCAATTCTTGCTTGCAATATGAACGAAGAGTATGGACCTACACTTAAGAAAGCACATGATTTTATAAAGGCATCCCAG GTTCGTGAAAACCCAAGTGGAGACTACATGGCAATGTTTAGACAAACTTCAAAAGGAGCATGGACCATTTCCATGGCAGATCAAGGTTTGACCGTCTCTGATTGCACAGCCGAGGGATTAAAG GTTACACTCCTATTGTCAAAAATGCCAACAAATCTTGTTGGGGAAGCCATGGAGACAGAGAGATTCTATGATGCTGTTAATGTAGTTCTCTCTCTCCAG AGCAGTAGCGGCGGATTCTCAGCTTGGGAATCTCGAAGAGCCTATAATTGGCTAGAG AAATTCAATCCAACAGAGTTTTTTGAGGACTGCCTCACTGAGAAGGA TTATGTGGAGTGCACATCATCGGCAGTGCAAGCCCTGGTTCTATTTAAAAAGCTATATCCGAATCATAGAAGAAAGGAAATAGATAATTGTATTTCCAAAGCAATCCAATACATTGAAGACACACAAAATCCTGATGGCTCATG gtatggTTGTTGGGGGGTTTGCTATACATATGGCACATGGTTTGCTGTAGAGGCACTAAAAACCGTTGGAAAGAACTACCATAACTGTCCTTCATTGCGCAAAGCATGTCAATTTTTGTTGTCAAAACAACTTCCTAATGGTGGTTGGGGTGAAAGTTACTTGTCAAGCCAAAACAAG GTGTATACAAATCTAGAAGACAACCGTGCAAATATAATTCAAACATCATGGGCTTTATTATCTCTAATTGCCGCAGGACAG gCTGAGATAGATGCTACGCCCATACACCGTGGAATGAAGGTACTAATCAATTCACAAATGGAAGATGGAGACTTTCCAGAACAG GATATTGTAGGAGTATATTTTAGGAACTGTGCCTTGACCTATGCATCGTATCGAAACATATTTCCTATATGGGCTCTGGGAGAGTATCGCCACAGAGTTTTAAACGATCCATGA